Genomic window (Paenibacillus sp. PK3_47):
AGGAAGGAATTGATACAGACAGCATCACGTACACCAAAGAATCCCCGACCGGGATGCTGATCAAATCCAAGGTGCTCACCGGTGACCCGAAGGTTGAATATTTCCGCAAAAACTCTGCAGCTTCCAAGCTCAGCCTGGCCGACTTTGATGAATCTTATTTCGCAGCTGCCGGGCATCTGCATGTGACAAGCATTTCTTCCGCACTCTCCAAGACCTGTCATGAGTTCTCGCTGCATGCCATGGAATTCATGAAGAAGAACGGCAAGACAGTCTCTCTTGACCCCAACTTGCGCCCGACGCTGTGGCCTAATCAGGAAACAATGGTAAACACCATCAACGACCTGGCTACCCGCTGTGACTGGTTCCTCCCTGGACTCGGCGAGGGTAAAATCCTGACTGGTCTGGATACTCCGGAAGAGATTGCCGGCTACTACCTGGAACGCGGCGTATCCCTTGTTGTGATCAAGCTTGGACCTGAAGGCGCTTACTACAAGAATTCTGCCGGGGAAGAGGGTTATGTTGAGGGCTTCAAGGTGGAGGAGGTTGTCGATACGGTCGGCGCCGGAGACGGTTTTGCCGTTGGCGTGATCAGCGCCATGCTGGAGAGTCTGACTGTAGCTGAGGCCGTAAAACGCGGCAATGCCATCGGTGCCTTGGCCGTAATGTCGCCGGGAGATATGGACGGACTGCCGAGCCGCGACAAGCTGGAGAAGTTTATGAACGGCGGCGTGTAAAAGGCGCCAATTACGCTCAAGGATATCATTCAATTATTATCCAAACATTTATTATAAAAAGTGGCTCATAACAGCGTACTCTGATTAATCTAAGTCGAATTTCTCCATCTAATTCTCGCTCATTCGCTGGAGTTGCGCAGTTAGTTGGAAAAACTCCACTTAAATGTTCTGATTTCATCACTAAGGCGGGTTATGAGCCACAATAGGTGGAGGATTTCCAGCTAATTCCCGCAGATGACGAAAAGTCCTTGAATTAGGCGGAGAAAATCGAGTTAAGTGTTGGAGTACCTTTTTTCTGGCCTGATGCTCGGCTCCGCAACATCATGAACTCAAAAAGCCCCTCACAGTTGAATGGGAACTGTGAGGGGCTTTTTGCTGTTCAATTATAAACCGGTTTGTTTCCCTTGAGCCGGCTGCTGGACAGATTGGCCCAGCTGAAGCGCCGGAGGAAAACGGTAAGTAATCGGCACAGAGTCGTCCTGATCCTCGATCAGTGACAGCATGATCTTGGCTGCCTGCATGCCCATCTCGTAGGCAGGCTGGCGGATCGTTGTGATCGCCGGATTATAAATCCTTGCGAACTCGGCGTCATCAATGCCGATGACGGACAGCTCGCCGGGGATGGCGATGGCATGGCGGTTGGCGTATTTGAGGATCTCCCCTAATACGAGATCATTGGCGGCGAGCAGCGCCGTCGGCGGCTGCGGCAATCTGAGCAGCTCATCCAGCGCTGCAGAGATTTCTTCCCTCGGGACACTGCGCATGTACAGGTCATTGAGTGGCACCCCCGCCTCTTCCATGGCCTTCTTATAGCCGCTCATTCTTTCTTTGCGCGGAGTGATGGCATGTTCGCCGAGCGGCAGCGACAGGATCGCGATGTCCTCATGGCCGTGCCGGGTAAGCTCCTTAACCGCCGTCTTCACCGCCATTTCGTTATCGAGCAGCAGGCTGCGGGTAGTAACGCCCTCCACCAGCCGGTCCATCAGGACGAGCGGATATTCCGCCTCAAGCAGCCGGGTATAGGCTGCCGGGTCATTCCCGGCAGGAAATATGATCAGGCCGTCCACCTGACGGGCCACCAGCGTCTCCACATAGGTATTCTCTTTGTCGGCATTCTCGTCAGAATTGCAGATAATGACCTGGATTCCGTGCCGCTGCAGCTCATTCTCAATCGCCCGGA
Coding sequences:
- a CDS encoding LacI family DNA-binding transcriptional regulator, which produces MKKLTIEDVAQRAGVSKSTVSQFLNKRFKYMSEATKNRIADVIEELNYQPNGLARSLKQNRTHMVGIIVANIDYSLSIQCIRAIENELQRHGIQVIICNSDENADKENTYVETLVARQVDGLIIFPAGNDPAAYTRLLEAEYPLVLMDRLVEGVTTRSLLLDNEMAVKTAVKELTRHGHEDIAILSLPLGEHAITPRKERMSGYKKAMEEAGVPLNDLYMRSVPREEISAALDELLRLPQPPTALLAANDLVLGEILKYANRHAIAIPGELSVIGIDDAEFARIYNPAITTIRQPAYEMGMQAAKIMLSLIEDQDDSVPITYRFPPALQLGQSVQQPAQGKQTGL
- a CDS encoding sugar kinase; this translates as MSKQLNAVTFGEPMAMFYANEAGPLHEVTSFSKALAGAESNVATGLSRLEHKTGYVTKLGEDNFGQFIALALNKEGIDTDSITYTKESPTGMLIKSKVLTGDPKVEYFRKNSAASKLSLADFDESYFAAAGHLHVTSISSALSKTCHEFSLHAMEFMKKNGKTVSLDPNLRPTLWPNQETMVNTINDLATRCDWFLPGLGEGKILTGLDTPEEIAGYYLERGVSLVVIKLGPEGAYYKNSAGEEGYVEGFKVEEVVDTVGAGDGFAVGVISAMLESLTVAEAVKRGNAIGALAVMSPGDMDGLPSRDKLEKFMNGGV